A stretch of Roseibium porphyridii DNA encodes these proteins:
- a CDS encoding SDR family oxidoreductase — protein sequence MSERLKGKTAIVTAAGQGIGRAVAERLRDEGAVVFASDLNETLFDGLAGVTTGQLDATDKAAIDDYFGNFERVDVLVHCVGYVHQGTIEECDETEWLRSTDITLTSAYRVLRAAIPKMKASGGSIITIGSVASSIKGFPRRAAYGAAKGGVIGLTKAVAADYLKDRIRCNSVCPGTVDSPSLRQRIEDLAEELGGREAAEKFFTSRQPSGRFGQVGEVASLCAYLASDESAFVTGQAINIDGGITI from the coding sequence GTGTCGGAGAGACTGAAGGGAAAAACCGCGATTGTAACTGCAGCAGGCCAGGGTATCGGCCGGGCCGTTGCAGAACGCCTGCGTGATGAAGGTGCCGTGGTCTTTGCCAGCGATCTCAATGAAACGCTCTTTGACGGACTGGCCGGCGTAACAACCGGTCAGCTCGATGCCACCGATAAGGCTGCCATTGACGACTATTTCGGGAACTTTGAACGCGTTGACGTTCTCGTTCACTGCGTTGGCTATGTGCACCAGGGAACGATTGAAGAATGCGATGAGACCGAGTGGCTGCGGTCCACCGACATAACTCTTACCAGCGCCTATCGCGTTCTGCGGGCTGCGATCCCTAAAATGAAGGCTTCCGGCGGCAGCATCATTACCATCGGTTCGGTGGCAAGCTCGATCAAAGGCTTCCCCAGACGAGCAGCTTATGGCGCGGCAAAGGGCGGCGTAATCGGCCTGACCAAAGCTGTTGCGGCGGACTATCTGAAAGACCGGATCAGGTGTAATTCTGTTTGCCCGGGAACGGTAGACAGTCCAAGTCTTCGCCAACGCATCGAAGACCTTGCCGAGGAACTCGGCGGCCGAGAGGCAGCTGAAAAGTTCTTCACCAGCCGCCAGCCATCTGGCCGATTTGGCCAAGTGGGCGAAGTAGCATCGCTCTGCGCTTATCTGGCGTCGGATGAAAGTGCTTTCGTTACAGGACAGGCAATCAACATTGATGGAGGCATAACGATTTAA
- a CDS encoding fumarylacetoacetate hydrolase family protein — MKFLRLGAAGQEIPCLLDESGTARDISSLVSDITPETIAGLTAAVAGVDPASLPEVDQAGVRVGSPVSQPRNIYCIGLNYSDHAKEAGMPIPEEPILFNKASGTYCAPFDPILYSDKMTKLDWEVELGIVIGKQAFNISKDEALEHILGYTLVNDVSERSWQLERGGQWAKGKSFPNFCPTGPWIVTGDELDDAKSLPMWLDVNGQRMQNGNTDTMIFDPATIVSYLSEFLRLEPGDLICTGTPPGVGAGMKPPVWLKVGDRVSLGIQGLGSQEQTVQKI, encoded by the coding sequence ATGAAGTTTTTGAGACTTGGGGCAGCCGGTCAGGAAATTCCCTGCCTTTTGGACGAGAGCGGCACGGCGCGCGACATTTCTTCTCTGGTGTCAGACATTACGCCTGAAACCATTGCCGGTCTGACCGCGGCTGTTGCCGGTGTCGATCCTGCTAGTTTGCCGGAAGTCGATCAGGCAGGTGTCCGTGTGGGGTCTCCCGTCAGTCAACCGCGCAACATCTACTGCATTGGCCTCAATTACAGTGATCATGCCAAAGAGGCCGGCATGCCGATCCCCGAAGAACCGATCCTCTTCAACAAGGCGTCCGGAACATATTGCGCGCCTTTTGACCCCATTCTTTATTCCGACAAGATGACCAAGCTGGATTGGGAAGTTGAGCTTGGCATCGTGATCGGCAAGCAGGCCTTCAATATTTCCAAGGATGAAGCGCTGGAGCATATTCTCGGATACACACTCGTCAACGATGTGTCTGAGCGGTCCTGGCAGCTGGAACGCGGTGGGCAATGGGCCAAGGGAAAGAGCTTTCCCAACTTCTGTCCGACAGGCCCGTGGATTGTCACCGGAGACGAATTGGATGACGCAAAATCCCTGCCGATGTGGCTAGACGTCAACGGTCAGCGAATGCAGAACGGCAACACCGACACCATGATTTTTGATCCGGCGACCATTGTTAGTTACCTGAGTGAGTTTCTGCGACTGGAACCGGGTGATCTGATTTGCACCGGCACACCTCCAGGCGTCGGCGCTGGCATGAAGCCTCCGGTCTGGCTAAAAGTTGGTGACAGGGTCTCACTTGGCATCCAGGGGCTGGGAAGCCAGGAACAGACTGTTCAGAAGATCTGA